The genomic segment TATTGTTTTTGCAGTCAGGACAGGTAAAGACATTTGGAGCTTCACCATTGGAAGCATTGTTTTTTCCTTGAAAATACTGGGCAAACATGGCAGGCATCATAATTCCCATGCCCATACCCATACCATTGCCGCTGCTGTCATTATCAGCAGCTTTCTCCATTGCCATTGCTGCTTTCATCTGCATAAGCTTGTTCATATCCTGAAACACACCCATGCGGCTTCTGTCATCTATGGCCTGCTGAACTTCAGGAGGAGGGGTAATGGCATTTATATATAAATGCGCCAGTCCCAGGCCAAAATGATTAAAATCTTTTTGCAGGCGCTTGGTCAGACCTTCTGAAAGCTCATCATACTGGGCAGGCAGACTCAGGATGGAATCTATGTTTTCGCCCATATAATCATTAAACCTGGAAACAATAACCCTGCTTAGATATTCTTCAATCTCTTCAGTGGTATATTTCCCCTGAGTTCCTGCAAGAGTATTGATAAAAAGCACAGGCTGGACAACCCTGAGATTAAAAACTCCAAAAGCCCGAAGCCTGATCAGTCCAAGCTCAGAGTCTTTAAATGCCACAGGGTCCCTGGTTCCCCATTTAAGATTGGTAAAGGTTTTAAGGTTAACAAAATAAACCTCAGCTCTCAAGGGACTGTTAAATCCCCAGGGAAAACTTGCAAGTTTTGTTAAAATGGGAATATTGGCTGTTTTCAAGGTATGCCGGCCTGGACCAAATGCACCCACAGCCTTGCCCTGGTAAAAAAACACACCAGCCTGGCTTTCCCTGATTGTAAGCTGGGCACCGTATTTAATCTCAGCAGAGCCTTTTTCAGGAATACGGTGGAGCAGTTCACGGCCGGTATCGTCAAACCATTCAATAACCTCTAAAAATATAAGATTGTCTGTGCCCATTTGCAGACTCCTTGTTAAAAGGATAATTAAAAACTATAGTTTTATATTTATACAAGTCTGGTTAATCTGTCAATAATCTGGTTTTATTCTCCATATAAGACATGGCTTAAAAATAAAAAAACTTGACTTTAAAAAATCACTAATGTAAGAGAATTATCTTTAAATTGGCAGCAGAAGCTGCTGGATACAAAAAATTAAAT from the Desulfonema limicola genome contains:
- a CDS encoding SPFH domain-containing protein; amino-acid sequence: MGTDNLIFLEVIEWFDDTGRELLHRIPEKGSAEIKYGAQLTIRESQAGVFFYQGKAVGAFGPGRHTLKTANIPILTKLASFPWGFNSPLRAEVYFVNLKTFTNLKWGTRDPVAFKDSELGLIRLRAFGVFNLRVVQPVLFINTLAGTQGKYTTEEIEEYLSRVIVSRFNDYMGENIDSILSLPAQYDELSEGLTKRLQKDFNHFGLGLAHLYINAITPPPEVQQAIDDRSRMGVFQDMNKLMQMKAAMAMEKAADNDSSGNGMGMGMGIMMPAMFAQYFQGKNNASNGEAPNVFTCPDCKNNIPQDAKFCPQCGHQQVIFRQCANCGKNITPNAKFCPRCGQSAEEKPVPKVCARCGTENLSESLFCNQCGERL